The following are encoded together in the Chlorocebus sabaeus isolate Y175 chromosome 20, mChlSab1.0.hap1, whole genome shotgun sequence genome:
- the NGF gene encoding beta-nerve growth factor produces MSMLFYTLITAFLIGIQAEPHSESNVPAGHTIPQAHWTKLQHSLDTALRRVRSAPAVAIAARVAGQTRNITVDPRLFKKRRLRSPRVLFSTQPPPEAADTQDLDFEVGGAAPFNRTHRSKRSSSHPIFHRGEFSVCDSVSVWVGDKTTATDIKGKEVMVLGEVNINNSVFKQYFFETKCRDPNPVDSGCRGIDSKHWNSYCTTTHTFVKALTMDGKQAAWRFIRIDTACVCVLSRKAVRRA; encoded by the coding sequence ATGTCCATGTTGTTCTACACTCTGATCACAGCTTTTCTGATCGGCATACAGGCAGAACCACACTCAGAGAGCAATGTCCCTGCAGGACACACCATCCCCCAAGCCCACTGGACTAAACTTCAGCATTCCCTTGACACGGCCCTTCGCAGAGTCCGCAGCGCCCCGGCAGTGGCGATAGCTGCCCGAGTGGCAGGGCAGACCCGCAACATTACTGTGGACCCCAGGCTGTTTAAAAAGCGGCGACTCCGTTCACCCCGTGTGCTGTTTAGCACTCAGCCCCCACCtgaagctgcagacactcaggaTCTGGACTTTGAGGTCGGTGGTGCTGCCCCCTTCAACAGGACTCACAGGAGCAAGCGGTCATCGTCCCACCCCATCTTCCACAGGGGCGAGTTCTCGGTGTGTGACAGTGTCAGCGTGTGGGTTGGGGATAAGACCACCGCCACAGACATCAAGGGCAAGGAGGTGATGGTGTTGGGAGAGGTGAACATTAACAACAGTGTATTCAAACAGTACTTTTTTGAGACCAAGTGCCGGGACCCAAATCCCGTTGACAGCGGGTGCCGGGGCATTGACTCAAAGCATTGGAACTCATATTGTACCACGACTCACACCTTTGTCAAGGCGCTGACCATGGATGGCAAGCAGGCTGCCTGGCGATTTATCCGGATCGACacggcctgtgtgtgtg